Part of the Pseudomonas sp. Leaf58 genome is shown below.
GATGCCCCAAGCCACCGCCGAGCCTTGCCATGGATGCCTTCGACAGCCGCTGCGCCGATGAACTTGCCACCTTGCTGGCCTTGCACGAGCAGGGCTCGTTTGCTGCTGCCGGGCGGCAGTTGGAGCGCCACCCCACCGTGCTGTCCAAGCGCCTGAGCGCATTGGAAGCACGCTTGGGCATACGCTTGGTTGAGCGCAGTACGCGGCAGCTGCGCTTCACCGATGCAGGCGAGCGGCTGGTGGCCAAGGTGCGTGAAGCCAGCCGCCTGCTCGTCGAAGCGCAACAGGAGGCGGCCGAAGGCGCCGCAACAATGCGAGGGCGTTTACGCTTGGCGTTGCCGGCTGCCATGGGCCGGCGCTGGTTGAGCGGGATGCTGGCTGACTTTGTGCTGGCCTACCCACAGGTGACGGTGGAGGCCGAATATGCCGACCGCTTTGTCGACCTGATTGGCGAGGGCTTTGATGCAGCCATCCGTATTGGTGAGTTGGCGGACAATCGCTTGGTGGCTAAAAAGCTGTGTGATCACCTGCGCATCCTATGTGCGTCGCCCGAATACCTGGCCCGGCATGGCGTACCTGTTCAGCCAGAGGATTTGGCAGTTCATAATTGTTTGAGTTTCAGTGGCTTACGTAGCTTTCCTGAATGGCGGCTGATGAGTGCTGGGCAGCAGGTGAGCGTCAAGGTCGCCGGCAGCCTGCGCAGCAACGACAACGAAGCGCTGCTGGAGGCGGCAAGGCGTGGGGTGGGGATTCTGGCCGGGGGTGACTGGCTGATGGGCGAGGACCTGGCCCGCGGGCGCTTGGTGCGCGTGCTGCCACAATGGCAGTTGGACGTGGCGGCGGGCATTTACCTGGTGCGGCCTACCGCGCGCCTTAACACCGCCGCCGTGGGGGCCTTCAAAGCCTGGCTGGAAGCACGCTTCGAGGCCGGCGCCCCTTGGCGCCATTTACAGGCTCATGAACGGTGTTAAGTTTGCATCATAAATACTTGATAAATAGCAAATTAACGCCTTGCTAGAGCATGCTGTACACACTGCTCGTAGTAGGTCTGCTTGATCGCCGCAGGCTTGAGCCGCGAGCGGCTGTTGTAAGTCTGCTCGGTAATGCCAAAGGCAGTCATGCGCATCCAGGGTTTGGCAAATTTGCGTACCTGCAGCTTCTTGCGCGTGGCATACAGGGTTACCCCGGAAAGCTTGGCCTGCTGGGCTTCAGCGGCTATCTGCGCGCCCCAGCCGCAGGTGTGGCGATCGTTCTGGTTCAGCGCGCGCGCCTGGGCGACGGAAGCGAGTGAGGCCAGCAGGCAACCGGCCACCGTTGCTAGAAGTACTCGCATATTGCTGTCCTAAGCATCTGAAGGAACACGAAGTTTGCCTTGGCTTAAAGGTGCTGGGGGCCAGCAATTTGCCGTCAGATTTCGGCCATGCGCAGCGTCCTGGCGGCTGGCACGCGCAGGCTGGCCCAAGCCAAGCTGGCAACCCAGATCACCGACACGCCATAGTTCAGCCGCTGGTACAGGCCGAACCACTGGCCGTCTTGTGCCGCCTGCCCCATCAATGCGGCGGTGACAATCGCCAGTACTACGCAGACGAGGGAGAACAGGGCGAAGGCCTGCGAGCCGGCAATACGGTTGCCCAGCCAAGCCCACACGGCGCTTGTCAGGGTCAGCGAGAGGAACATCAACAGGCCGGACAGGTTGTGCAGTTGCTGTGACGTGGACGGCTGTGCCGGCGCGCAACCCTGGTCGCAGGGGAACCAGCCGGTACCCAGGCTGCCGATGCCATGCAGCAGCACCAGGGCCGCACTTAGCAACGCCAGTTTCGAGCCCCGCCAGCGCCGCGCCAGGCCCCAGGCAAACAACGCAAACAAGGCGGCGAGGGGGAAGTTGTTGACCAGCGGTGACCAGTTGTGGGTTGGTGAACCGACAGCGCCGAGCTGGCTCATGGCCTGTTGCAGGTGGTCGTAACCGGGGTAAGCCTGGGCGGTGAGCGCTACGCCTGCCAACAGCCAAGCAGGGATCAGCAGGCCACTGGCGAGCAATAGGCGATCAAGGGTTTTCATGCTGTGGTTTCCGTCCATGGATAAGCGTGAAGCCGCACAGTACAGGCTTCCTTGGGTGTAGGGCCAGCACTGCCAGCGTTCAATCGAGCGTGTCGAGAAATACCGCACCGTGTGTATGTGATCGTACAACTGCTTGCGCTATGATGAGCGCTGTCTTTCAAGGTGAAATACAGGGCAATGACAGAGCAGCAGGTACAGGCAAAGACCCGGCGTAAGCCGCGCAGTCTGGCCCAGGAACTGGTCACGGTGCTGACCGAGCGCATTCGCAGCGGCCAACTCAAGCGCGGCGACAAGCTGCCGACCGAATCACAGATCATGGCCGAGGAGGGTGTCAGCCGCACGGTGGTGCGTGAGGCAATCTCGCGGTTGCAGGCCGCCGGGCAGGTCGAGACACGCCACGGCATCGGCACCTTTGTGCTGGACGCGCCGGCCACGGGCGGCTTCCGCATCGACCCGGCGACGGTGGTAACCCTGCGCGAAGTGCTGGCGGTGCTGGAGTTGCGCATTGCCCTGGAGATCGAGGCGGCGGGCCTGGCGGCGCAGCGGCGCAGCGATGAACAACTGGCCGGCATGCGTGCGGCGCTGGATGAACTCAACGAAGGCGCGGCCCACGCCAGCGATGCCGTGTCGGCAGACTTCCAGTTCCATCTGCGCATCGCTCAAGCCAGCGGCAACCACTACTTCGCCGACATCATCAACCACCTGGGCACCAGCATCATCCCGCGTACTCGGCTGAATTCGGCGCGGCTGGCCCATGATGACCAAGCGCATTACATGAGCCGGTTGATGCATGAGCATGAGGCGATCTACGAAGCCATTGCCCGGCATGACAGCGAAGGGGCGAAGATGGCCATGCGCATGCACCTGAGCAATAGCCGTGAGCGCTTGCGCCAGGCGCATGAAGAGGCTGAAGCGCAAGGTGCCTGAAGCCGTTTTTAGCCTGTCCCGGCCTCTTCGCGGGTGAACCCGCTCCTACAGGGACCGCGCCGTTGTAGGAGCGGGTTCACCCGCGAAGAGGACGGGACACCGGAAAATAAAAAGCCCCGCTAATCCGGGGCTTTCGTATTTCAAGTGGGGGGAAATCAGATTGCCCCGTCACTCCACTGTCCATTCACCAGCCGGCGCAGCCCCAGCGGGTTGCCATCGCGCAGTGCCTCGGGCAACAGCGCTTGCGGGTAGTTCTGGTAGCACACCGGGCGCAGGAAGCGGTCGATGGCGAGGGTGCCGACCGATGTGCCGCGCGCATCCGAAGTGGCTGGGTACGGCCCGCCGTGCACCATTGCATCACACACTTCGACACCGGTCGGATAGCCATTGATCAGGATCCGCCCGACTTTCTCCTCCAGCAGCGGCACCAGCCAAGCATAGGCCAGCAGGTCCTCCGGTTCACCGATCAGGGTAGCGGTCAGCTGGCCGCGCAGGCCAAGCAGGGCGGCGCGCAGTTGCTCGTTGTCCTGCACTTCCACGGCAACAGTG
Proteins encoded:
- a CDS encoding LysR family transcriptional regulator, producing the protein MDAFDSRCADELATLLALHEQGSFAAAGRQLERHPTVLSKRLSALEARLGIRLVERSTRQLRFTDAGERLVAKVREASRLLVEAQQEAAEGAATMRGRLRLALPAAMGRRWLSGMLADFVLAYPQVTVEAEYADRFVDLIGEGFDAAIRIGELADNRLVAKKLCDHLRILCASPEYLARHGVPVQPEDLAVHNCLSFSGLRSFPEWRLMSAGQQVSVKVAGSLRSNDNEALLEAARRGVGILAGGDWLMGEDLARGRLVRVLPQWQLDVAAGIYLVRPTARLNTAAVGAFKAWLEARFEAGAPWRHLQAHERC
- a CDS encoding FadR/GntR family transcriptional regulator, with protein sequence MTEQQVQAKTRRKPRSLAQELVTVLTERIRSGQLKRGDKLPTESQIMAEEGVSRTVVREAISRLQAAGQVETRHGIGTFVLDAPATGGFRIDPATVVTLREVLAVLELRIALEIEAAGLAAQRRSDEQLAGMRAALDELNEGAAHASDAVSADFQFHLRIAQASGNHYFADIINHLGTSIIPRTRLNSARLAHDDQAHYMSRLMHEHEAIYEAIARHDSEGAKMAMRMHLSNSRERLRQAHEEAEAQGA
- a CDS encoding DUF998 domain-containing protein, with amino-acid sequence MKTLDRLLLASGLLIPAWLLAGVALTAQAYPGYDHLQQAMSQLGAVGSPTHNWSPLVNNFPLAALFALFAWGLARRWRGSKLALLSAALVLLHGIGSLGTGWFPCDQGCAPAQPSTSQQLHNLSGLLMFLSLTLTSAVWAWLGNRIAGSQAFALFSLVCVVLAIVTAALMGQAAQDGQWFGLYQRLNYGVSVIWVASLAWASLRVPAARTLRMAEI